In the Ignavibacteriota bacterium genome, TCGCGCTCGGAAGCTCCTTGTCACTGCCCGTGGCGTACCCATTCCTCGGTGATGGGGCGTTGTATATCACGGAAGTGTTCCGATCATCAATCAGTGAGGCCGGACAGAGCAGCCTTGTCAAACCGAGCGCCTGGTTGAGCGGGCATGTTGTCATGCTTGTTTCACATATGCTCGATCCGGAACAGCTTTCCCTTCCGTATCGGGTCGTGTCCGCGTCGGCTCTGATTCTGACCATCGGCGCGTTGTGGTATTTTCTTCGAGCCGAGCCGCGTCGAACAATGCTCCTGTATACCACGGCCGCGCTCGCGACACCGGCGACGCTCGTATTCTTTGGCTATGTCGAACTGTACGCGATACCCTACGCCCTGACCGTCACGTATTTGCTTTCCCTCCGGGCGCTGTTTCTGGGACGAGTGCATGCGCTTGTCCCCGCGGTGATCCTCGCGCTGGGTATCATGACGGGAGCGTCGCTGGTGGTATTTATTCCGGCGTACATCATGGTCCTTTTGGAACGGTCCCGGTTTCTCTCGGACAGTCGTCGGCGCAAACACGCGGCCGTCGCGGTAGAGTCTCTTCTCCTCGCCGCCGCGGTGATTCTCGTCCTGCTGACGCCACGAACGCCGCAGCTCCAGCCATATGTGCTCGCACTGTCGTCCTCGCTCCCGGCGGCTGTTGCCACGGGAGGGGTCCATCCATCATATGCGATCGCAGATTGGAGTCACTTGCTCGACGTGACAAACGTGTTGTTCTTTCTACTCGGTCCGGCAGTGCTTCTGGGACTCGGTCGCTTTCTCATCGCTCGAAAGACGGATGCGGCCACAACACAGTCGACGTATTATCAGCGTGTGCTGGTGACCGGCACGTATCTTTTTATTCTCTGCGCGAATGCCGTCTTCGGGTGGGCGCGCGATTGGGATATGGCTGTCATTCCCGTAACGGGAGTAATATTTGTATGGGCCGGAAGTTTGGAGCAGGCATTTGCGCGCGACTCAAAACAGCTCACGATGTTCTCCGTCGTCTTCGCGGCGCTCGCACTGTCGATGACCCTTCCGTGGATTATGCTGAATGCCGATGCGCAGGCGTCCGCAGCGCGCTTCGAGCGCATCGTGGAAAATAACAGCAGGCTCGTGACTCCGCATGCGACGTTCAACGGTCTCGAAAATCTCCGGAAATATTACACGCGTGAGCGGGATGGAGCGCGGACCCTTGGCGCGGTGAAAAAAATGATTGAGAATGGATGGGAGCGAAGCATCGCGTACCGTCACGTCTTCCCCCTCCTCGATGCCATGCCCTCGGGTGCGGAAAAGTGTGCGGCATTCGAATGGATGTTTTCGCGATTGGCGGGTGAACGGTCGTCACCCTTCTCGCGGCACGCGGGTGAGTTCGGCGAAAGGGAGTACAGGGAAATCGCGACACGGATGTTGCTGTTGGCTGTCGGAGAGGGCGAAGCGGAGCGCGCGGCGAAGTGGGCGGCGCGATTGCGGAGCATCATTCCCGCCTGGAAGGAGGAAGGATTCTACCGCGTGTTCACGGACGCGAATTCACCGCCGGCTGAACGTGCCGCAGTTGTGCGATCGAGCATGGATGCGCGCACCGCGGATCCGGTCTTGCTCGACCTCGCCGGGCAGGTGTTCGAAATGAACAACGAACCGCGGTTCGCCGCCGGGATATACGCGCAGGCACTGCGGGCCGATCCGGTCTCGATCCCCGCTCTGTACCTCAGTCTGGCTCGCGTATACGACACGCAACTGTCTCGTCCTGTGAGTGCCGACTCCGTTCTTGCGCTCTGTGTTTCGCGCTGTGTAAACACGCGCGAGGCCGCCGAGGCGCGGCGCTTACTCGGGCGTTGACGACTGGCCGCGTCCTCAGCTTTTCGCGATCCAATCTGTGACCGGCCGCATGAGAAAATCGTTCACCGGAATACCATCCGCTCCAACAAGCAACACTGCGTCCGTCCGGAATTGTTGACGGAAACGTGCGAGACCCGGAAGGACCTCGCGCGGGCGGCCACTTTTTACTTCTATGCCGATGAGCCGTCGGCGTGCATGGACGATGAAGTCCACCTCATGTATTCCGTCACGCCAGTAGTACAATTCGATCACTCCCGATGCGGCTGCATTCAGCAGATGTGCACCCACGGACGATTCGACCATACGGCCCCACAACGCGGGTTCCTTCCGTACATCCTGCAGCCGATACCCCGCGAGCGCCGTGGAGAGTGCGGTGTTGTAGACTTGAAGTTTCGGACTCGACGCGCGTCGGCGCACGGTTTCACCCGCCCACTTCTGCAGACCGCACACCATTCCCGATGCCGAGAGCAGCTCGAGATAGTGCGCGAGAGTTGTGGTGTTGCCCGCATCCTGCAATTGCCCGAGCATTTTTGTAAACGACAGTATCTGGCCCGAGTACATACATCCGAGCTCGAACACGCGGCGTAGCAACGCCGGTTTGTCGATGCGTGCGAGTTGGAATACGTCCCGCGAAATCGTGGTTTCGACCAGCGCGTTGCGAATGTAATCGCCCCATCTGTCCGGATCGTCGATGAGAGACGCAGCTCCGGGATAACCACCGTAACAAATGTATGTGTCCACATCCCACCCGAATGCGTCGCGCATTTCTCTTGCCGACCAGTGGGGGAGGTGCAGGATCTCGAACCTTCCAGCGAGACTCTCCGTCATTCCCTTTCGCAAGAGCAGCGGCGCCGATCCGAGCAGCACGACCCGCAGGGCTCGCCGTGCGTGCGTATCCTCATCCCACAGTCGTTTCACCGTCTCCGACCAGCCGTCGATTTTCTGCACCTCATCCAATACGAAGACACCGCCTCGCTTTCCCATCATGTGCCGTGCGATTTCCCATTGCTGGGCGATCCATACCCTGTTTTTCAGCTGCGGTTCGTCGGCGCTTGCGATATGAACGGGCATGGAAAGGCGCTCCGAAATCTGTCGCACCAGCGTGGTCTTTCCTACCTGCCGGGCGCCAGCCAGCACGAGCAGGAATCTGCGTGGCTCCAGAAGACGCGCCTTTAGCGTCTCCGCGTAAGGCCGGGTGTACTCCGCACTCATGTGTCAGGGTCCTCTCATTGGTGGGGCCGTTCGTCGCCGCGCCACCGACGCGGTACTGACGCCCGGCAAGAGGGTCGATTTTTACTCACAGCGTTGAGTATTTTTACTCAATGCTGTGAGTAAAAATACGCAGCGGTTACTCTCATGTCAAGTCCGGCGACAAGCCCGGTGTGCCCGCGATTGCGTCGGTCCGCGCTGTGTGATACTTTCGCGGGACAGGATTTCACCGCGCCACCATCCCCCCACGCACGTCCACACCGCGAGAACCTCCATGAATGCCATTCCCATCGACCGCGCGCTCGTGCAGCGCCAGCTTTCCGAAAACGGCCTCACCAACGTCGGGCGCGCCTCCATACGCGAGATCCGTACGCTGATCAACGGCATAGAACGCGATTCGGGTGTACACTTCGTACGCATGGAAATGGGCATTCCCGGACTTCCCGCGTCGCGCATCGGCATCGATGCCGAAAAAAAGGCGCTCGATGAAGGATGCGCGTCGTTTTATCCGAGCATCGAGGGTATCCCCGAATTGAAGCTCGAGATATCCCGCTTCGTGAAGCAGTTCATCGACATCGATGTTGATCCCGCCGGATGTATTCCGTGCACCGGATCCACGTCGGGAAGTTTTGTCACCTTCCTCGTGGCGGCGCGCATGGATCCCGCGAAAGACACCACGCTCTTTCTCGATCCGGGTTTCCCCGTGCACAAATCGCAATTGAAGGTGCTCGGTCTGAAGCAGATGAGTCTCGACGTGTACGAACATCGCGGGGCCAAACTGCGTGAGGCACTCGAGAACATCCTCTCGGCCGGGAACATCTCCTCGATCCTCTATTCGAATCCGAACAATCCCACGTGGATCTGTTTCACCGACGAGGAATTGCGCATCATCGGCGAACTCGCCACCAGGTACAAGGTGGTCGTGATGGAGGATCTCGCCTACTTCACCATGGACTTCCGCAAGGACTACTCCATACCCGGCCAGCCGCCTTTCCAGCCCTCGGTCGCAAAATACACCGACCGGTACGTGCTGCTCATCTCGAGTTCCAAGGCGTTCAGCTACGCGGGTCAGCGCGTGGGCATGATCGCCGTGTCGGATGCGCTTTTCCGCGAGGAGGCCGACGGCCTTCTGCGCTATTACACACGCGCGAGTTTCGGTCATTCGCTCGTGTACGGCGCGGCCTACGCAGTGTCGGCGGGTGTCACACATTCGAGCCAGTACGGACTCGCCGCAATGCTGCACGCGGTGAACACCGGCGCATACCGTTTTATCGACGATGTGAAGATTTACGGCGAACGCGCGCGCGTCATGAAAAAAATGTTTCTCGACAACGGCTTCCGCATCGTGTACGATACCGATGTCGATCAACCGATCGCCGACGGATTCTATTTCACCGTCGCGTACGGCGACCTGAGCGGTGAGGATCTGATCTTCGAATTCCTGCATTACGGCATCAGCGCCATCTCGCTCTCGAACACGGGCAGCGAACGCAGGGAGGGCATACGCGCCTGTGTCTCGCTGGTCGCCGACACGCAGCTCCCCGAACTCGAGGCCCGACTCCGTGCCTTCCATGCCGATCATCCCTGACGGACGCATACACGACTGAATCCGCAGCACACCGGCCACCTCCGGTGTGTTGTGTTTTTAGGAGAGCCGATTCGGTTCGTCCGTCCCGCGGGTCAGGATCACCGTGTCGAATTGAGCGGTGGATGCGGTTTTTTTGTATTTTATCACGATATGCGCGGAATTGTTTCAATATCTGCCGCACGCGTCGTGCCGTTCGCGGCGGCGCTCTGGGCCCTCCTTGCGCAGCCGCTCGCTGCGCAGACGCGCGCCGCTGTGCCACCACTGCGGGAGGTCCGGCATGTCGTGGACGGCGACACGATTCTTGTCGTCACCGCGCTGCCCGACACACAATCACCGCGACCGCTCGTCGTGGTGCTGCCCGACCGCTTCGGCATGCAGCCCGCCGTAGGCCGCATCGTGCAGGTGTTCGCCTCACAGGGCTTCCGCGCCTGCGCCATTCCGCTGCGCAGCGCTCCGACCCGCCCGGTCGCGGGACTGCCTGCGTGTGCACCCGACAGACGTGACATCCGAAGAATCTCCTCCGTTGTTGCCGATATGCTCGGCGATCCCGGGTGCAACGGCAAGGCGGCGCTGTGCGCCTTCGATGCCGGCGCGGGCCTGGGCGCTCTTGCCGCGGCGTCGCTGCCGCTGTTCCGCAGTTGCGCGTTTTTTTACCCCACGCCCGATTCGATGACCACGCGCGTCATCCCCGCGCTGCGCATGCCGGTCGTGCTGACCGTGTGTGAAGGTGACGCGGGAATGGCGGAGGTTGACCGTATCCGCGAATCGGCTCCCGAGCGCGACAGTAAACTCCGCATCACGGTGCTGCGCAACACGCGGCCCTTTTTCTTCAACAGCGCGCATCCCGCGTACGACAAAAAAACCATGAACCGCGCCTGGATCGAGACCATCGCGTTTTTCCACGGCACGCTCAAATAACAGCCCTGCGATTTCAGGACACTCCATGATTTTTTCCGCTGAACGATTAGAAGACATCTTCGCGCCGATGCGGCGCAAATTCATCGCCATCGTGGGCGACGTCATGCTCGACCGCTACATCTGGGGGCAGGTCTCGCGTATTTCACCCGAGGCGCCCGTGCCGGTGGTCGATGTGTTGCGCGAGAACAGCAATCTCGGCGGCGCCGCGAATGTCGCGCTCAACATCAAGAGTCTCGGCGCGATACCCGTGCTGATAGGCGCCATCGGCGACGACAACAACGGCCGCGAGCTGCAGCGCATCCTCCGCGAGGAGACCATCATCACCGACTTCCTCGTCACCGACACGGCGCGTCCCACCACGGTGAAGACACGTGTCATCGCGGGGCATCAGCACGTCGTGCGCATCGACCAGGAGGAGCGCACTCCCGTCAGCGATTCGGCGACACTGCGCATGCTCGACAAACTCGAGGAGCATCTCGGCTCGCTCGAGGGCATCATCCTGCAGGATTACAACAAGGGCGTCATCGGCGCCGACGTCATCGAGGGTGTTGTGCGCATCGCGGCGGGCCGCGGCATACCCGTGTTTGTGGATCCGAAATACCACAACTTCTTCAGCTACCGCGGTGTCGCCGTGTTCAAACCGAACAGGAAGGAAACCGAGGACGCTCTCGGTCTGCGGCTCCGCGACGAGGACGCCTTCCTCCAGGCCGCGCGCACGCTGCGCGAACGGCTCGGCTGCGAACATGTGCTGCTCACGCTGGGAGAACTCGGCATGCTGCTGCTGCAGAGCGACGGCTCAGTGACCCGCGTGCCGACGCGCGCCCGCAAAGTGGCCGACGTGTCGGGAGCCGGCGACACCGTCATCGCCACACTCGCCACGACCATGGCCTGCGGCGCCACCGTGTCCGAGGCCGCGCATCTCGCCAATCTCGCGGGCGGACTCGTCTGCGAAGAAGTCGGCATCGTGCCCGTCAATCTCGAGTCGCTGCTCGATGCCGCGACCGGCAAACTCGGGATCACCGACTGATGGGACGTCTCGTCGATCTCGACACCATGCGCGCCATACGCGACGGCCTTCGTCGCGAGAACCGCGCGCTCGTTTTTACGAACGGCGTCTTCGATATCATTCATCGCGGACATTGCGAGTACCTCGCCAAGGCCCGCGGGTGTGGCGACGCTCTCTGCGTCGGACTCAACACCGACGCCTCCGTGCGACGGTTGAAGGGCGAGAAAAAACCCATCGTGCCCGAGGACGACCGCGCCTACGTGCTCTCGCAGCTCGCGTGCGTCGACTACGTCACATTCTTCGACGAGGACACGCCGCGGGCGCTTATTCAGGCCCTGCTGCCGGACGTGCTCGTCAAGGGCGCGGACTATACGCTCGACGCCATCGTCGGCCGCGACGAGGTCGAGGCCGCGGGCGGCCGCGTGCTCACCATTGAACTCACGCCGGGACGGTCTTCGACGAACATCGTGCAGACCATCATTGACCGATTCTGTCCATAAAACGACCCGTGCGCCGAAGGCGAAGAAACGGCGATCCGTGCCTGTCAGGATCGTGCGCTTCTTCGCGATGAGCGGCATCGTGCTGGTCCTTCTCTTCGCCGGCCTCGTCGGTTTCACCGAGACACAGATGTTCCGCTCGCTCGCGCGCGATTTTATCGTCGAGAGCGTGGACTCGTCACTGTATGCCACGCTCGAGATCGGCGAGATCGAGGGCAACATTTTTTCCGGTTGGAAAATCTCGGATGTGCGTCTGAACGGCGCGACGGGACCCATCGTGTTTGTCCCGAGTCTCACCGTCCGCTACAACATTTTCACCATCCCGTGGAAACGCATCGAGATCAGCGAGGTGACGCTGTACGCGCCGCGAATCTCCGTCACCAGGGGCTTTTCCGGAAAATGGAATATCGAAGGGCTCGTCCGCGACACGAGCAGCACGCCTTCCGAGGGCGGTGCATTCGACTGGCGCATTATCCTGCGCAATCTCTCGATCGTTTCCGCGCAGGTGGTTGTGTGGGATTCGACCACATCGTTCGCCGCGACCGAATCCGTCTTCGACACGCGGCACATGTTCATCGGCAACATGGATATCGACATGGAGGCCGATATCGCACCGGCGTTGAAACGACTGTCCATCGACAACATCAGCTTCCGGAATTTCACCAACGGTGTATCGCTGCAATCCCTCTCGGGCGACATCGAGGTGGGCAGGACCGGCGCGGCCGTCAGCGGACTCGCAGTGCGCACCGACCGTTCGAACTTTCTGCTCACCGCGCATTTCACGGGGGCGGATCCGCTGTCCGACACCGCGTTCACCAACCTCGCGCAGCGCGAATTCGGCGTCGACCTGACTGCACCTGCGGTGGATACGCGCGACATCCAGTACTTCCTTCCCTCCTTGTCCTTCCTCGGTGACGCGCCCGCGCTGCGGCTCTCCGCCTCGGGATCGCTGCGGCATCTCACCATCCCCGTGCTCGAGATACGCGCGCGCGAAACAGCCCTGACCATGCGCGGCGAGCTGCGCGATATCGATCGCGGCGCGGACCTGCGGCTCGATGTAATGCTCGACGGCTCCGTGGTACAGGGACGAGATATCAACACACTCGTGCCGGGTTTTGGACTGCCGGACTATTCCGGGATCGGCACGGCCACCTTCCGCACCTTGCGCTATAACGGCACGCCGCTCGCATTTCATGCGGAGCTGGATCTCGAATCGGACGCGGGCGCCGTGTCGGGCACGGCCGACATGGACATCAACAAACCCGAAATCGAATACGCCTACGATATCACGACCCGCGGCCTCGACCTCGCGCGGCTGCTGCAGATGCCCCTGCTGTCGTCGTCGCTCACGTTGCGGGCCGCGTTGCGAGGTCGTGGCTTCACACCAGGACGCATGTTCGCCGATGCGGTGGTGACCGCCGACACGTCGCGCTACCAGCGGTATCGTACCGATTCACTTGCCGCGACACTGACCGTGAGGCCCGACACCCTGCGTTTCGACGCGCGCACGGCTCTCGGCCGCAGCACGCTCGCCGTCGGCGCGGCGCTCCGTTTCACGGGCGACAGCGTCATGGCCTTTCATCTCGACCTCGACGCGCGCGCGCTCGATTTGGCCATGGCTCTCGACGACGACAAACTCGCGAGCAATCTGACGTTCCATCTCAATGCCGACGGCAACGGCCTCGATCCCTCGAGCGCGTCCGCCCGCGCGAAACTCTCCATGGCGGCGTCGACCTTCGCCGGCACCGCATATGACGCCGATACAATGCGTGTCGAGCTGGATCAGCGCGATCCCGCGCACCGGTTGCTTCATGTTGGAACACGCTACGCCGATTTTGACGCGCGCGGCCGATTCGATCTGCCACGCTTTATCAGCGACGTGTCCGTCCGTTCGGATTCGATCGTCTCGGGATTGCGCGAGTACCGCCTCGGTGTCGACAGCACCGCGATTGCCGCGGCGCTCCCCGCCCCGCCGACAACCCGCGCGCGCCGTGCCGCCGGCCGTGCGCGGCTCCCCGTCGTGGTGCCCGATACCGCGTCGTACATGGATGCAAAACTCACTCTCCGCCTAAAGGAGACGGATCCCATAGCGCGACATCTGGGAGCCGAATTGCTGATGGTGCACGGCAGCTATGAGGGCACTGTGCGCGGCGGAGCGAACCGCTTCGATCTCGACGGCTCACTGAAAATCTCAGATCTGTACTATGTGGATACGAGTCTCGATGCAATGGCCGCGGGCATACGCGTCGATTTCGGACTCAACGACCTGCGCCGTGCGGAACCCCTGCGCACTGTGAAGATGGACCTGCGCGCCGCCGCGCAGGAGATTTCGATCGGCGGCTTTCTCGCCAGCTCCGTCGGCCTGCGCGTGCAGATGTCCGAGGGCATCCCGCGCTTCCAGATGCGCGGTCGTATGGATACGACGTTGAGTGTGCTCCTCGAAGGTTCGGCGCGCAAGGGTGACAATGCGTACGACATCACCGTGCCGTCGCTGCAGCTCGTGTGGATGCAACGCGAGTGGCGCAACGCGGCGCCGATCCGGCTGCTGATCGATTCGGGCTCCATCGGCGTGCAGTCGTTCGAGATGGATCGGCTCGGCACGCGGATCTCGCTCGCGGGCACCCGCAGTTTTACAGGCGCGAACAATCTGGCCTTGCATGTCGACGGCCTGCGGCTCTCGGATGTGGACTCGCTGCTCCTGTCGGCAGGAGGGGATTTTGAGCGCGGACAATTCTCCGGTGATGCAGTTGTTGATGTGCGCGTGCTCGGCACCGACGACGCGCCCGAACTCGCCGCGGAATTTTTTGTCCGCAACCTGGCGTACGACAACATGACCTTCGAAACCTTCCGCGCCGAGGCGACCTATACGCCGTCCGTGCTGGAGGTGTTTTCGGAACTGAACGCGGCGCCGCGTCAGGGGCCCCGCCGTCCCGTCTTTTCCGCTTCCGGATCGTTGCCCATACACCTGTCCTTCGGCGATACGCGCGACGTCGACGTCCTGGGCGCGGCCAATCTGCATGTGAGCATGCGCGAGTTTCCGCTCGCGCTCACCGAGAAGTTCATCGGGCTCTTCTCTCCCCTCGAAGGCACCGCGAACGCCGAAATCGACATCGTGGGAAATGCCGACACGCTTGCATACGACGGGGTGCTGACGGTGAACGACGCGCGCGGGCGGCTTGTGATGAACAACATGTACTATGGCTTGTCGCTGAAGGTGGAACCGCGCGGCAATACCCTTCATGTGCGCGAACTCACGCTGCGCAACGATCCCGACGACTGGAACCGCGGCTCGATGACGGCGGCCGGTACCATCACGATGGACGGCTTCCGCCTCGCGGGCATCGCGATGAACGTCGACGGGCGGCTCAAGGTGCTACGCCGCGAATCGCGAAGCGCGCTCAAGGCCGTGTACGGCGATCTCTATGTGACCACCGGCACAAAACCGCTGCGATATGTGGCCGACGAGAACCGCGCGCGCATCGAAGGCAACCTCGACGTACTCGAAGGCAACCTCACGTATGCCAGCGACAATGGCGACCGGCGCGACGGGAACAACCTCAACATCCGCTACGTCGATGTCGACGATGTCGCCAAGCAGAAGGAGGCCTCGCTCTCGCAGTCGCGAAAGAGCGGGGGAGGAAGTCTGTTCGGACGCAGCTTGGAGCAAAGACGGAGCGATTCGCTCGCGGCGGCACGGCGCGCGCTCTCGACCGATCTCGCGTACGACATCTCCGTCT is a window encoding:
- a CDS encoding ATP-binding protein, which encodes MSAEYTRPYAETLKARLLEPRRFLLVLAGARQVGKTTLVRQISERLSMPVHIASADEPQLKNRVWIAQQWEIARHMMGKRGGVFVLDEVQKIDGWSETVKRLWDEDTHARRALRVVLLGSAPLLLRKGMTESLAGRFEILHLPHWSAREMRDAFGWDVDTYICYGGYPGAASLIDDPDRWGDYIRNALVETTISRDVFQLARIDKPALLRRVFELGCMYSGQILSFTKMLGQLQDAGNTTTLAHYLELLSASGMVCGLQKWAGETVRRRASSPKLQVYNTALSTALAGYRLQDVRKEPALWGRMVESSVGAHLLNAAASGVIELYYWRDGIHEVDFIVHARRRLIGIEVKSGRPREVLPGLARFRQQFRTDAVLLVGADGIPVNDFLMRPVTDWIAKS
- a CDS encoding pyridoxal phosphate-dependent aminotransferase, with the translated sequence MNAIPIDRALVQRQLSENGLTNVGRASIREIRTLINGIERDSGVHFVRMEMGIPGLPASRIGIDAEKKALDEGCASFYPSIEGIPELKLEISRFVKQFIDIDVDPAGCIPCTGSTSGSFVTFLVAARMDPAKDTTLFLDPGFPVHKSQLKVLGLKQMSLDVYEHRGAKLREALENILSAGNISSILYSNPNNPTWICFTDEELRIIGELATRYKVVVMEDLAYFTMDFRKDYSIPGQPPFQPSVAKYTDRYVLLISSSKAFSYAGQRVGMIAVSDALFREEADGLLRYYTRASFGHSLVYGAAYAVSAGVTHSSQYGLAAMLHAVNTGAYRFIDDVKIYGERARVMKKMFLDNGFRIVYDTDVDQPIADGFYFTVAYGDLSGEDLIFEFLHYGISAISLSNTGSERREGIRACVSLVADTQLPELEARLRAFHADHP
- a CDS encoding dienelactone hydrolase family protein, which encodes MPFAAALWALLAQPLAAQTRAAVPPLREVRHVVDGDTILVVTALPDTQSPRPLVVVLPDRFGMQPAVGRIVQVFASQGFRACAIPLRSAPTRPVAGLPACAPDRRDIRRISSVVADMLGDPGCNGKAALCAFDAGAGLGALAAASLPLFRSCAFFYPTPDSMTTRVIPALRMPVVLTVCEGDAGMAEVDRIRESAPERDSKLRITVLRNTRPFFFNSAHPAYDKKTMNRAWIETIAFFHGTLK
- the rfaE1 gene encoding D-glycero-beta-D-manno-heptose-7-phosphate kinase, which gives rise to MIFSAERLEDIFAPMRRKFIAIVGDVMLDRYIWGQVSRISPEAPVPVVDVLRENSNLGGAANVALNIKSLGAIPVLIGAIGDDNNGRELQRILREETIITDFLVTDTARPTTVKTRVIAGHQHVVRIDQEERTPVSDSATLRMLDKLEEHLGSLEGIILQDYNKGVIGADVIEGVVRIAAGRGIPVFVDPKYHNFFSYRGVAVFKPNRKETEDALGLRLRDEDAFLQAARTLRERLGCEHVLLTLGELGMLLLQSDGSVTRVPTRARKVADVSGAGDTVIATLATTMACGATVSEAAHLANLAGGLVCEEVGIVPVNLESLLDAATGKLGITD
- the rfaE2 gene encoding D-glycero-beta-D-manno-heptose 1-phosphate adenylyltransferase, with translation MGRLVDLDTMRAIRDGLRRENRALVFTNGVFDIIHRGHCEYLAKARGCGDALCVGLNTDASVRRLKGEKKPIVPEDDRAYVLSQLACVDYVTFFDEDTPRALIQALLPDVLVKGADYTLDAIVGRDEVEAAGGRVLTIELTPGRSSTNIVQTIIDRFCP
- a CDS encoding translocation/assembly module TamB domain-containing protein, with amino-acid sequence MPVRIVRFFAMSGIVLVLLFAGLVGFTETQMFRSLARDFIVESVDSSLYATLEIGEIEGNIFSGWKISDVRLNGATGPIVFVPSLTVRYNIFTIPWKRIEISEVTLYAPRISVTRGFSGKWNIEGLVRDTSSTPSEGGAFDWRIILRNLSIVSAQVVVWDSTTSFAATESVFDTRHMFIGNMDIDMEADIAPALKRLSIDNISFRNFTNGVSLQSLSGDIEVGRTGAAVSGLAVRTDRSNFLLTAHFTGADPLSDTAFTNLAQREFGVDLTAPAVDTRDIQYFLPSLSFLGDAPALRLSASGSLRHLTIPVLEIRARETALTMRGELRDIDRGADLRLDVMLDGSVVQGRDINTLVPGFGLPDYSGIGTATFRTLRYNGTPLAFHAELDLESDAGAVSGTADMDINKPEIEYAYDITTRGLDLARLLQMPLLSSSLTLRAALRGRGFTPGRMFADAVVTADTSRYQRYRTDSLAATLTVRPDTLRFDARTALGRSTLAVGAALRFTGDSVMAFHLDLDARALDLAMALDDDKLASNLTFHLNADGNGLDPSSASARAKLSMAASTFAGTAYDADTMRVELDQRDPAHRLLHVGTRYADFDARGRFDLPRFISDVSVRSDSIVSGLREYRLGVDSTAIAAALPAPPTTRARRAAGRARLPVVVPDTASYMDAKLTLRLKETDPIARHLGAELLMVHGSYEGTVRGGANRFDLDGSLKISDLYYVDTSLDAMAAGIRVDFGLNDLRRAEPLRTVKMDLRAAAQEISIGGFLASSVGLRVQMSEGIPRFQMRGRMDTTLSVLLEGSARKGDNAYDITVPSLQLVWMQREWRNAAPIRLLIDSGSIGVQSFEMDRLGTRISLAGTRSFTGANNLALHVDGLRLSDVDSLLLSAGGDFERGQFSGDAVVDVRVLGTDDAPELAAEFFVRNLAYDNMTFETFRAEATYTPSVLEVFSELNAAPRQGPRRPVFSASGSLPIHLSFGDTRDVDVLGAANLHVSMREFPLALTEKFIGLFSPLEGTANAEIDIVGNADTLAYDGVLTVNDARGRLVMNNMYYGLSLKVEPRGNTLHVRELTLRNDPDDWNRGSMTAAGTITMDGFRLAGIAMNVDGRLKVLRRESRSALKAVYGDLYVTTGTKPLRYVADENRARIEGNLDVLEGNLTYASDNGDRRDGNNLNIRYVDVDDVAKQKEASLSQSRKSGGGSLFGRSLEQRRSDSLAAARRALSTDLAYDISVSTAGVLRILMPFSANLQMELNAALNIEQLRLTSALGAGKFNGTVSLGPDSYYKMFGTQFSASGSLVFIGDPQNPDLNLRALYTDYHVDRVTGERRRVYVIITITGNRVQPNIAWDMRWDSPESQQRPRAGDVQSDAFSFILLGLFTDELTTADRGRIIDQADKIANAVASSVASSAASEFLRKAGLQSVLQRVEISGLGTQDARVKATSGIGRVLLTYDGKINNLGSGDISFEIPMGTFFPDLGIGNMIIQASRKTSTTGVETTSTGQESAVYELKLLYRFSF